The Coffea arabica cultivar ET-39 chromosome 2c, Coffea Arabica ET-39 HiFi, whole genome shotgun sequence genome includes the window GAATACAATACAAAATCATAATAACCTGCAGCCCATAAAAAGTAAGATTTTAAACCAAAAGTAGTCATAAAAGAAGATGCAGCTGGctaagaaatcagaaaaattttgTCAGCCATTTACAACAGAATACATAAAAAAACATGCACAACCTTTGTCTAGAAGAAAACCTTTctataaaaaaagaaaacataaaatCTGAGAGTCCAGTCATTTTAACTCAACATAGAGGGTGCTGATTAAAATAGTTTTCCTCCCTGTTGGGGGGAAAAATGAAGCTTTACTTAACAATAAAGTCTTCATATCATTCCAATTGCAGCTTAGCAAAACAGTTCATTTACAAGAATAGAAAGTTTCTTCTCAAGACAATGGTAATTCCCATCTTAAATCCTagtgttttatttttatcatcACTAATTAtcacaattttattttaaactgAAACACCTCAAACTCAAAGGCTTAGGTACAAGAAGTAGCATGATTCAAAGCATCATTCCACCAATAATGTAAACAAGAAGTAAAAAAGTACCAAGGAATTCCTCCCAAAGCCAAGATTCCTCTCAATATCAGCCATTTCATAACAAACAACATAACCACCTTCGCCTAAACACAGGAAAATATTCTGTAATTGTTAGTATAGTAACTCATTAAGGGAGATTAAGGCTTATCCCAGAAAATAGATGCAAAATACTTACCAAGACAAATATCTCTATACACGGTTCTAGCACCAAACAGGAAAGCATCAGaatctgaagtgaaacatgCATCCTAGAATCATCATAAGAAACTGGATTACCACAGCAACTCAATAATGATGACTATTTCCGATGGTTAAGAAAATGTCATTACAGGTAAAAGTGATGACTGTGGTAGGAGAAACACATTCGGAGGGATGGTGTTTAAAGATCCTATGTTGCATTTACCCCCAAACACGCACTGAatggaagagaagaaaaggtaaagaaaagaaatgatgcCCACCACTTACACATAATGATTCTGAGTTTAGCAATGCACATTGAGCTTCAGCCTCCTCTACCCTGGAAGTCAGCAGGCAGCCATTAGAAAAACACACTAGTTGCTATTAACTTTGAAGAGTTGCAACAGAAAAATATATGTATCTGATCATATTATGAGTAGATCTCTGTTTATTCCCTATTTCAAGACCCCAAAAATTATATCAGCCATTTTTACTTCAGCTCAAAGAAGATTTTCAAAGTTAGACATAATAATGTTCTAAAGATCTCGCAAGTCACAACTAGACGGTGGACCCAACAGAAGGcatagaaataaaaaataattacaaaaccctAAAGAAGACAACAAGTATGGATTTGATGATTAATCTTACCATCTACATTCTAACTTCAATGCTACATCCAAGATAAATCACACTTAAGTAGGAGAATAGAGTTTACCCATCTAAGCAAGGAATTCCAAGTGCCTTGCCAAGACTTTTAGCCTCCTTTATCATGCATGAAAACTCAGAGCCCATGTTCCTTCTTAGTGACGATACTATTTTAGGATTTGTTTCCTCCACATTTACCTGAATTTGCAAAATCCATCATAAAGTACAATGCAAACGGTTGCTTGGTAAGCATAATGGAAGCAACAAGTGTTGAGGTTAACTAAGAAGATGGTACCTCACTCCCAACATTTAATCGTCGTCTatatgtagataacttgattgaaGGAATAGACCCATCTGTCAGAAAAATTTTGAGCATCAGAGTTCTTTACAACTTTTAAGTACTTGGGGAAATCCTATCCATACAGCACAATAACATGGTTCACACAGTCAGGGAAATaaaacttgtaattttcaaatgcagtcataaaacaacaaaaagatGCAAGTCTGTTGGATAAGCAATTTGGCAGAATAAATCCGTAGTCTTGCAGAATGCAGGCTAACAAGGCTCGCAATAAATTTCCAGCATCTACTGAGAGCTATCTAATTGCATACTCATACTGAGGCGATTTCATATGCTGCACACTCTTCAGTGAGGAAGTGTCTTCATTCGGTAGGTAATATGTAAAAATAATTAACCTTACTAACGACTGCATGCTGAACCCTTGTTCCCCATGCAATCCGTTAGAAGGTATAGATGAATCAGTAGCATACTAAGTTCTAAATAATTGAGATCAAACTTGCAATCAGATTATTCTGGCACCCTCATTAGTACAGGTGCTTAAGCAGATATCAGGAGAAAAATACTACTACATAAAATTCCAAAATCTGGGGCCAAATTTCACCAAGAAATGGGATGTAACGTAAGAAAGGATCGATCTTTAATCTTTATGAAAATTATTTGCGATTACAATGGACAAATTttacaagaagaaagaaatcatAGGAGAAGGAGGAGGAGTAATGATTGTATAATTAGTACCAGTAACAAAAATGAGACTACAATTTAAAGCAATGAGGGCTCGGAGGCGGTGGAAGAGACACTGGAGATAGAGTTTGCTGGTCATAGCACAGTGGGTTCTGTTCACATTCTGAAGTTGGACCATCCAGCATGACAGATCTATGCACACCCTCTTGTTCCTTCAAATTAACATGTAGTGTTAGTAGTAGTAAGCAGCAACATATCAAAACTCAAGAACAATCCCCtccagaaaaaatgaaattacaaatGGGTTGTCAGAAATATTAGCAGAAGAGGCTCGGTCATATGTTCGTAGTCAGTAAAATGAACTTACTGGAGATGGTGAAGAGGGAGAATTTTCTTGCAAGATTCTAAGATGTCCCATAGATTTTTCACCCCCATAAATGGCACCTGTTCCCTCCAGGAGGAGGAGAAAACCGTAGTCGCGGATAGAGCTCAATTTTACACACTCACGGGAGAGAGTAGAAGCTTCTTCAACGATGGAATTTTCAAGCTCAAATTCAATATGAAGTGCAGTAGCCGTTGCTTTTCCCGAGTAGCATCAGGGGAtcttaaacaaataaacaaaccTCTCCTGGAAATTCCTTTCTTAACTGGGGGTGGTCTCACTGGGAAGGCGAGATTTTGAATGTGAGAGACAAGACAATTAGACCATAACGCTTGCTTCGGCAATATACTAACGGAAAACAGTGGCGACTAGTTGCTCTGCTTGGATTTGGATTTACTATTTTTGtgggtattttttaaaaatttaactgTGATGTttttgggtgtttttgaaaaagttttactataacaataaaaaattgttacttaaattgtttatttgtgtatttttaaaattttaaatgttattgtaatattttctaaaaatgaaaaaataaccaCCATCATCTTCGTCACCACCATCTCTCCCCTCCTATTTCCTCCATCTCCCTCCTCCCACTGCTTCCTTCTTGTTTCTCTTCCTCTttccttcctctctctctctctcctccccTCCTTTCTCTTCCCTCTTTCTCCCCTCCCTTTCTTCCTTACCTCTCCTTCCCTCATTTTGTTGTGAAGTTGGAGCTTTTGGCCGCCACCAGGAAGGGAGGTCTAGGGTGGTTTTagatgaagaaagaaaatgagagagGAAGAGGAAGGAGGTGAGTGGCGGTGGGTGGTGGTGGagggttgatttttttttatttgtttttttcaattgaatttgaaatatgTATAGTTATTTTTTGGAGTACATATTACTataatattgtatataaaatatttgtttaaaaaaaaaagaaatccaaacaaaatctacaccatagttattaaattcGATCCGACACTGGAGCCAGTGAACCGATCATTGGACTAGACCGAGTTTCAAATCAGATCGTTTGAGCAAAGGGATCGTTGAGTCGTCAATGATCCGGTGGTTCGACCAGATTAAACCGAAAACTCGATCGATTTTATCCTTGAACCCgattttgtggaaaaatttTATTGCCTTTGTTGAAGTTCAAATCTTGAACCTCTGCTCAACACTACAACATACTTACCATCAGGCTACTTAGAAATATGTTAATAAATTAgctttattataatatataaatgtttttcaattctatcttttttttctctaaaacaaatatattggaattttttaataaaaatttattacccttcaaactctataagttataaaatgaatttaaaaaataacatattacataattcattttaaagacaaatattatttttaataattttttacacttaaaattcataaataagttagataattacactaaatatagataaaattttacacttgaagtttggtgtattactaaataactttatatttgattgattcttatgtgaattaattattttatagcaaattaaattaaatgaacttttgctatgacattatttattacaatttatatcatatatcttatataaaaaattatgaaatataatatttaaatatatttagtgatCCATCGATTCCCACTCACTCACCGGTTGAACCAGTAACCTGTTGACCCACCTCCTTCGCCGGGTTCCTTTATGggttgggtttaataactataaTCTGCACAATATCAAATATAACTTACAAAAACACAAAaggaattaaaaagaaaaacaaaattctatAACCTTTTCTCCTCCCTCTTGGGGGCAAGAGAAGAGAGACGGGGATGGTAATGGAGGCGGAGGAGGGAGGAGGGAGGGTTGGTAGGTGCTGGTGAGTGGTgaccttttttttaatattttataagatatttcaataaaattttaaattttaaaaacatttcaaaaattaattatattaatttttttttcatatataatactataatattatagaaaaatattaatCCATACGAAGCATATATTATAGAAAACGAATGTCAATTACAAACGAGACCGCGAGAGGCCCTCCAAAATCTTTATTCTAGCAAACTACAAATGAGCAATAACCGAAACAAAATCATCAGAAAGTTCCATACCCAACTTAGCTAGCCATCCGCATCCGCACTCGAATTGTAAATGTTTAATGGTGACTGACAAGAATGAACTAAGCGATGTCCTTTATAACTGAAGGATCAAGGCAAAGTAGTAGTATATGATTCTCCGGCCACATACATTAGTTCTTACAAACACCGAAAAACTGTTTAAAAAAAGTACTAATacgcttttttttttcggtCCCAAAAATAAGTATTCCCTAACATAAAACAAGTGACCTTATCGTGACCGTACCATTTACAATAGCATCAGGTGACGGTGTGAAACTTTGTGAAAACTGAAAAGGTCCCATTTACAACGGAAGGGAACCGCCTAAATGAGGCTACAATAGCATATCCATTTAATGAGCTGTGTCTAGTACTCAGCTGATTATCCCGTAAAACCGCAAATATCAGGTACTAAAGCTTCATTTTCGTTCACTCCAGGTTCGAAATCACGAAATGCTTCTCTCTCTGCTATAAATCCAGCATAAATCAATAAAACGTGAAGTCTTATCACCAAGTAAAACTCCAAATACACAGAAAGTACCCAGAGTCATTCTTCTTATTCAATCAATCATACTGAATGTCATATCCACTCTTTCAGAACAAGAAACATCCAAGAATTACCCAGAAATTCAGAGTCTATTACAGAAAGCAAGCTTGTTACTGTAGTCATCACTATCATACTATTACAATTCATCAATTTAGTAGTCCTTTTTCCCGAAGTTCTTGCACCAAAGCTGAGATGGAATTGGGCGAACAGGCATATGCGGCCGTTGCTGCAAGTAAAGCAATAAATTATCAGTATGCTAAGGCAAAAGAAAACATGCATGGATGGGTACATCTACTTTGTCAAGGGAAGTCAATCTACATTATCAACAGATAATTGTGCGTGTAACGCTGATAAATGACACATTAGCATCTTCCAACCTAGTGAAGGGAGTCAtaatccaaaagaagaaaaataatgttAAAAGACAACAAACACAAACATGGTATGGACATCCCATTAGCATGCAAAATCATCAGTAAACTGTCAACATTAAATGTTTACAGTAGGTTAATTGTAGCCGAGTCCACCAAGAAGTTCTGAAAAAAATAAAACGCTTTCATGACAGAAACTGAAAGTCCTTTGGCAGCTTGCACTTGGTCTTCAAACCAGAAATGAATAGCACACTTAAAACTGGACGAAATCTCTATATGCTGAAATCTGATACTGGTTTacttttccaaataaattataCTTGTCTAAGGCTGAACTTATGAGGCTTAAAAACAAAATTTGGTCAAGTATGTATGTGAATTTGATAGGATCTACAACCATGATTATTCTTGAACAAATGATCAttcaagagagagaggagatGGAAGCAATAGGCCTGATCCTCAGTCTCTCCAACCCCCTTGGACCCacccaaaaaagaagaagaagaaagaataaGAAAATGGAGACAAAAGGAAGagtggaaaagaagaaaaatttaagatagtCCTCGAAGTCACTTAATatgaaatccaacttaaaggcgGTGGGCAAAAAATATTTGAAAGATGCTTTGACAGTGAGGTTACAATATCCAGTAGAGGAAAATTCAGTAGAATGATATCCAAGAAATCCAAATTCCAAGGCTGAGTAAAATGAAAACCATAGAGAACAAATGACCCAGTCTAAAGAAGGTACTCAATCTGCTGCACGTATCAACTGCCAAATGACTTTCCTCAGACAAGTATCATACTAACTTTCCAGCATGACAAGTTCATCTCTTGCAGATTGAACCTAAAATACCTCCCAACTTACCTTGCAATGAATCAAGTGACATAACCAGTCACTTTCAGTAGGAACAGCAATTAGCTGTTAAAACGTAATGGAGTAGCATAGCGAAAACTGACACAGCATATCCCAACGTATCACCAGTTCAAAACATAAGAAGACATCTTTAGTAAGTTCAATCAGCCCAACgttattcaaaattgataaaaaaccTTTTTGTAGCTTATTTGGCCAAAGCTGTTCAGTTTAAGACTTTCATTCCGTATTCAAAAACGGAGCAGCAGTCATAGATTTAGAATAATATTGAAATGTTTTGTTGAATTATACATCCTCAATTGAAACCTAATTCTAACCAAGAATAATCATATCTTCACCATAGTAAATAAAACAATGCCAATTCACGACTTCCATTAACAAATTCATCATATACTAATAACACATTCTCCAAACCTAAATCATACTAATAAAACGGAAAAGCGTGCATTTTGGGGCAGAGGGGAGATGAATGGGGGGAGGGGTAAGAAGGTAAATGAAGCGACCTCAAGCTGGACCGAAATCATGGCGATGGGGATACAAAGGAGGAAGACGCCAGCCATGGCGATGGCAGTATTGCGCTTCCAGTGCTTGGGGCGGCAGTAAGGCCCACCAGGCATGCTCCAGACTTTGGTCCTAAAGTCGCCCGCTCCGCCGTGCCCGTGGGCCCCATCAACGTGGTGGTGATCTCCTCCGCCGGCCATTTCCGCACTCTGCCTAGTCCTTAGCTGTAGTGTGAATCACACGGAGTGTGTAGGAGGAGGATTTCTTTACTGAGAATTGAGATCCAAAAGGGCAGTATGGATATggacctttttttttggtgggctTGGGGGGTAGCGGGGGTTGGGGAAGTGCGGTAGTAGTGATGTGTGGACTCT containing:
- the LOC113725051 gene encoding uncharacterized protein; the encoded protein is MAGGGDHHHVDGAHGHGGAGDFRTKVWSMPGGPYCRPKHWKRNTAIAMAGVFLLCIPIAMISVQLEQRPHMPVRPIPSQLWCKNFGKKDY